One Ranitomeya imitator isolate aRanImi1 chromosome 4, aRanImi1.pri, whole genome shotgun sequence genomic window, CCAGTGACTGAACCCGCGCCGATGCCACCAGTGACTGAACCCGCGCCGATGCCACCAGTGACTGAACCCGCGCAGATGCCACCAGTGACTGAACCCGCGCAGATGCCACCAGTGACTAAACCCGCGCCGATGCCACCAGTGACTGAACCCGCGCAGATGCCACCAATGACTGAACCCGCGCCGATGCCACCAGTGACTGAACCCGCGCCGATGCCACCAGTGACAGGAAACCGaatgctgctgggaggaataaaattaatttcctctTGGCAGCAGGACTCCAAGTACAGCAGCCGTAAGGTTTCAGAATGCTAGTACCTGTGTATCTCCACatatctgacaggttccctttatctgAACAGCCCTACTGAATAACATTGTCCAATTACTGTTTGTATAATGTCAACACTCAGACCGAAAATATGGTGGTGTGAACATAGCCACAAACTGTGGAAAAGGCCGAGTTCAGACTGCTGTACTAAAACTGTGATCCGTAGTGTCCGTAAACAGCAAATGTGACCGTCTCAGTGTGTCTGCATAGTGGCAAGTGCAGGAGCTCCTGAGGTTACCAGTCTGCGCTGTAAATGGGGCCAGAGTGCGGTCTGCTGGGAGCGCTTGGCTCCATTCACACCAATGTGACAATTTTTAtatgtgtaaggctgtgtgcacaggtcccggatttttcgcgtttttatagcgaaaaaacgcgataaaaccaggAAAAAACACATCCATTaaacatc contains:
- the LOC138674574 gene encoding uncharacterized protein; the protein is MPPVTEHTSMPPVTEHTSMPPVTEPAPMPPVTEPAPMPPVTEPTPMPPVTEPAPMPPVTEHTSMPPVTEHTSMPPVTEPAPMPPVTEPAPMPPVTEPTPMPPVTEPAPMPPVTEPAPMPPVTEPAQMPPVTEPAQMPPVTKPAPMPPVTEPAQMPPMTEPAPMPPVTEPAPMPPVTGNRMLLGGIKLISSWQQDSKYSSRKVSEC